In Caldicellulosiruptor morganii, the following proteins share a genomic window:
- a CDS encoding sugar ABC transporter substrate-binding protein, with protein MKKSLLRIVAVLVAIAFVIGVSFAFVPKYASAKSSKQIKIGLSLATLQEERWHKDRDEFVKAATKLGAKVLVQAANMDDVKQKEQCENLISQGVDVLVIVPNNAEVFTSIIDEAHKAGIPVISYDRLIKNANVDLYISFDNIKVGELQGKYLTTKVPKGNYFVFRGAPTDNNATLFYQGAMKYIKPLVKSGKVKVLFDQPVKDWKPEEAMRLCKNALTAAKNNVQGILAPNDGTAGGIIQALKAQGLAGKVVVTGQDADLAAIKRIVEGTQTMTVFGELAADVATQEKIMTLATGGR; from the coding sequence ATGAAAAAGTCACTATTAAGAATTGTTGCTGTTCTGGTAGCTATTGCTTTTGTGATTGGTGTTAGTTTTGCATTTGTACCAAAATATGCAAGTGCAAAGTCTTCCAAGCAGATTAAAATTGGACTTTCTCTTGCAACACTGCAGGAGGAAAGATGGCACAAGGACAGAGATGAGTTTGTAAAAGCTGCAACAAAACTCGGTGCAAAGGTTCTGGTTCAGGCAGCTAATATGGATGATGTAAAGCAAAAGGAACAATGTGAAAATTTGATTAGCCAGGGTGTGGATGTTCTTGTAATCGTTCCAAACAATGCTGAAGTTTTCACATCAATAATTGATGAGGCACACAAAGCAGGAATACCGGTTATCTCATATGACAGACTTATAAAGAATGCAAATGTTGACCTTTACATCTCATTTGACAATATCAAGGTGGGAGAACTTCAGGGTAAATACCTTACAACAAAGGTTCCAAAAGGAAATTACTTTGTTTTCAGAGGCGCTCCAACAGATAACAACGCAACACTATTCTATCAGGGTGCTATGAAATACATCAAGCCTCTTGTAAAGAGCGGAAAGGTAAAAGTTCTTTTTGACCAGCCGGTAAAAGACTGGAAGCCAGAAGAGGCTATGAGACTTTGCAAAAATGCCCTCACTGCTGCAAAGAACAATGTTCAGGGAATCTTGGCTCCAAACGACGGTACAGCGGGTGGCATTATTCAGGCTCTCAAAGCACAGGGGCTTGCAGGAAAAGTTGTTGTTACAGGTCAGGATGCTGATTTGGCAGCTATAAAGAGAATTGTTGAAGGGACACAGACCATGACTGTTTTCGGAGAGCTTGCAGCCGATGTGGCAACTCAAGAGAAGATTATGACTTTAGCAACAGGGGGAAGGTAA
- a CDS encoding sugar ABC transporter permease, with translation MNWKKNLRTYTLIIAILLIWTIFTILTDGNFLTPRNLSMLARQMAITALVAIGMVFVIVAGHIDLSVGSVVGFTGAIAGVLQVWHGWSTLWTVVAVLAVGVLIGLWQGYWIAYRNVPAFIVTLAGMLVFRGGVLLASKGITISPFKDSFTFIGQGYLNKPLSIAFGLLLIFGYLLLTVNERRKRKKYNLEVLSVPLEVGKAAVVIALILAFTLVMISYEGISIPVLILVVFTILLAFISQNTTFGKYVYAIGGNKEAARLSGIDIKKVTMKIFILMGFLSAVAGIVLTSRLDAATQAAGTNMELDAIAAAILGGTSTLGGEGTVPGAIIGALIMSSIDNGMSLLNLEYSYQLIVKGLVLVFAVWLDIASRKKS, from the coding sequence ATGAACTGGAAGAAAAACTTGAGGACATATACTCTTATAATAGCCATTCTTCTTATATGGACAATATTTACTATACTGACAGACGGGAACTTTCTGACACCGAGAAATCTTTCAATGCTTGCAAGACAGATGGCAATCACTGCACTTGTTGCAATAGGGATGGTATTTGTAATTGTTGCAGGGCATATAGACCTGTCAGTGGGTTCGGTTGTCGGTTTTACAGGTGCAATAGCCGGTGTTTTGCAGGTGTGGCATGGATGGTCAACTCTCTGGACAGTGGTTGCTGTTCTGGCGGTTGGTGTTTTGATAGGACTCTGGCAGGGATACTGGATTGCTTACAGGAACGTTCCTGCATTTATTGTCACTTTGGCGGGCATGCTTGTTTTCAGAGGTGGTGTGCTTCTGGCAAGCAAAGGTATTACAATTTCGCCTTTTAAAGATAGCTTTACATTTATAGGACAGGGTTATTTGAACAAGCCTTTGAGTATTGCTTTTGGACTTTTGCTCATATTTGGCTATCTGCTTTTGACAGTTAACGAAAGAAGAAAGAGAAAGAAATACAACTTAGAAGTTTTGTCTGTGCCATTGGAAGTTGGTAAAGCGGCAGTTGTTATAGCTCTTATTTTGGCATTTACACTTGTTATGATAAGCTATGAAGGAATTTCCATACCTGTTCTTATTCTTGTTGTGTTTACCATATTGCTTGCCTTTATCTCTCAAAATACAACATTTGGTAAATATGTCTATGCAATTGGAGGCAACAAAGAGGCGGCAAGACTTTCCGGTATTGACATCAAGAAGGTAACCATGAAGATATTTATTCTGATGGGATTTTTATCGGCAGTTGCGGGAATTGTATTGACTTCAAGGCTTGATGCTGCAACACAGGCAGCAGGGACAAATATGGAGCTTGATGCAATTGCCGCTGCAATCCTCGGCGGAACAAGTACTCTGGGCGGTGAGGGCACTGTCCCCGGCGCTATAATAGGTGCATTGATTATGTCAAGCATCGACAATGGCATGAGCCTTCTTAACCTGGAATACTCTTATCAGCTGATTGTAAAAGGACTTGTACTTGTTTTTGCTGTCTGGCTTGATATTGCATCGAGGAAGAAGTCATAA
- a CDS encoding ABC transporter permease, translating into MSINMKHVWIVFKKELKDAFRDRKALLVGIVLPMIFIPVIFIISSLAAKSAYEVKPQKTPIVVIGKEYSKTLTSIIEKSEFQIVDSKNPKKDLQDGNVKAVLIIPEDFEKLILQEKQAQVQILTNEADMKSSNVGSILSEIINNLSKEITKSRLIKKNLDPSIIEPIVIKKENVAPPQKQSATFLSFLLPMFLTLWVAVGGMNAAIDITAGEKERGTLEPLLTTAATRASLVTGKYLAVSFMALLAGLSSLVGVIVSFIALPRALGSALQNSPILDYKVSPLTVFIMLIVVTLTAIIFAAIEVAIASYARSFKEGQTYLSPVSIVVVIPPYLTMYKMPNELTDTYFVLPLVNAISILKELIYDIINLQHLALFVVSSLVYIAISISFASKMFENEKVLFRS; encoded by the coding sequence ATGAGTATAAATATGAAGCATGTGTGGATTGTATTTAAAAAAGAGCTAAAAGATGCGTTCAGAGACAGAAAGGCTCTGCTTGTTGGTATAGTTCTGCCCATGATATTCATCCCTGTGATATTTATTATCTCCTCACTTGCTGCAAAGTCTGCCTATGAAGTAAAACCGCAAAAGACACCAATTGTTGTCATTGGAAAGGAATATTCAAAAACATTAACAAGTATTATAGAAAAATCCGAGTTCCAGATTGTTGATTCCAAAAACCCAAAGAAAGACCTTCAGGATGGTAATGTTAAAGCTGTGCTAATAATTCCAGAAGATTTTGAAAAGCTCATTTTACAGGAGAAACAGGCTCAGGTTCAGATTTTGACAAATGAGGCTGACATGAAATCTTCAAATGTAGGAAGCATCTTGAGCGAGATTATTAACAACCTGTCAAAAGAAATAACAAAATCAAGGCTTATTAAAAAGAACTTAGACCCATCGATAATTGAACCAATTGTAATAAAGAAAGAAAATGTCGCACCACCGCAAAAGCAGTCAGCCACATTTTTATCCTTCCTTCTGCCAATGTTTTTAACCCTGTGGGTTGCTGTTGGTGGAATGAACGCTGCAATTGACATAACAGCCGGCGAAAAGGAAAGAGGGACATTGGAACCACTTTTAACAACAGCAGCAACAAGAGCATCACTTGTCACGGGAAAATACTTAGCAGTGAGCTTTATGGCACTTTTAGCAGGTCTATCTTCTCTTGTGGGTGTTATAGTATCGTTTATTGCTCTGCCACGCGCACTTGGTAGTGCTCTGCAAAACAGCCCTATACTTGACTACAAAGTCTCTCCACTTACAGTGTTTATAATGTTAATTGTTGTAACCCTGACTGCAATCATCTTTGCTGCAATTGAGGTTGCAATTGCCTCATATGCACGCTCATTTAAAGAAGGGCAGACTTATTTATCACCTGTCAGCATTGTTGTGGTAATTCCACCATACCTTACAATGTACAAGATGCCAAACGAGCTCACAGATACCTATTTTGTCCTGCCACTTGTAAATGCTATATCCATACTAAAAGAACTGATTTACGACATCATAAATCTGCAGCACCTTGCACTCTTTGTGGTTTCATCTCTGGTTTACATTGCAATATCAATAAGCTTTGCGTCAAAGATGTTTGAAAATGAAAAGGTGCTGTTCAGAAGCTAA
- a CDS encoding type 1 periplasmic-binding domain-containing protein, with the protein MKAKLQKFSFRIMVFFSVIIFAAIILYDVYSMRLISTTAKKPNLKNLMRIMIVLPENQTYWNWFLDKFLDISEKEGILSDIVFYSSPNEAYKLLKLADVVKPNAIVMCNVYNSKEIAQALSSLKNSGIFMVSLFNDMLFRYEDVFVGIDYYYKGKIAGKIIYKVLKEKQSVPSSLNIAIVNPLYTTIGGTLEVKGLVDFLKEKGVNYHPPEEVEASREVW; encoded by the coding sequence ATGAAGGCGAAGTTGCAAAAGTTCAGTTTCAGAATCATGGTATTTTTCAGTGTGATTATTTTTGCAGCAATTATTCTCTACGATGTTTACAGCATGCGCCTTATAAGTACCACCGCCAAAAAGCCAAATTTGAAAAACCTTATGAGAATTATGATTGTTCTGCCTGAAAACCAGACATACTGGAATTGGTTTTTGGACAAGTTTCTTGATATTTCTGAAAAAGAAGGAATACTGTCTGATATTGTATTTTACAGCAGTCCCAATGAGGCATACAAACTTCTAAAACTTGCCGATGTTGTAAAACCGAATGCAATCGTAATGTGCAATGTTTACAATTCTAAAGAAATAGCCCAGGCACTGTCAAGCCTGAAAAACAGCGGAATTTTTATGGTTTCCCTTTTCAATGATATGCTTTTCAGATATGAAGATGTGTTTGTTGGAATTGATTATTATTATAAAGGAAAGATTGCAGGCAAGATTATATACAAAGTATTAAAAGAAAAACAATCTGTTCCTTCCAGCTTAAATATTGCAATTGTAAATCCTCTTTACACAACAATCGGTGGTACACTTGAAGTAAAGGGACTTGTTGATTTTCTGAAAGAAAAAGGTGTGAACTACCATCCACCTGAAGAGGTGGAGGCTTCGCGAGAAGTTTGGTAG
- a CDS encoding ABC transporter ATP-binding protein, with protein MIELIELTKEFGKVRAVDRLSFTIRQGEIFGILGENGAGKTTTLRMLATMLKPTSGTAIIEGLDITKEPEKVRRKIGILFGSESGLYGRLTARENIEYFALLHDMKKDEIKKRIDELVERFQMQEFIDRPAGKFSKGMKQKVCFVRSIIHNPDVMLFDEPTNSLDVTGAKEVHDFIRLCKQEGRTIIFSSHTMSEVEKLCDRVAIIHKGQLVAIGTIDEIKQRFSGSSFEDAFIRLVGDN; from the coding sequence GTGATTGAGCTCATTGAGCTTACCAAAGAGTTTGGCAAAGTCAGGGCGGTTGACAGGCTATCTTTTACCATAAGGCAGGGCGAAATCTTTGGAATCTTGGGTGAAAACGGTGCTGGCAAGACCACCACTTTGCGAATGCTTGCAACAATGTTAAAGCCAACATCAGGCACTGCCATAATCGAAGGGCTTGACATTACAAAAGAACCCGAAAAGGTAAGGCGCAAAATTGGCATTCTCTTTGGGAGCGAAAGCGGGCTGTATGGCAGGCTTACCGCAAGAGAAAACATCGAGTACTTTGCTCTTCTGCACGATATGAAAAAGGATGAGATCAAAAAGCGGATTGATGAGCTTGTTGAAAGGTTTCAGATGCAGGAGTTTATAGACAGGCCGGCAGGAAAATTCTCAAAAGGGATGAAACAGAAGGTGTGCTTTGTGCGCTCTATTATCCACAATCCCGATGTGATGCTTTTTGATGAGCCAACAAATTCTCTGGATGTGACAGGCGCAAAAGAGGTGCATGATTTTATCAGGCTTTGCAAACAGGAAGGAAGAACCATTATATTCTCAAGCCATACAATGAGCGAGGTTGAAAAGCTCTGCGACAGGGTGGCAATAATTCACAAAGGTCAGCTTGTTGCAATAGGCACAATTGATGAGATAAAGCAGAGATTTTCTGGTTCAAGCTTTGAAGATGCATTCATTAGATTGGTGGGTGATAATTGA